A region from the Drosophila mauritiana strain mau12 chromosome 2L, ASM438214v1, whole genome shotgun sequence genome encodes:
- the LOC117143255 gene encoding proteasome maturation protein, with product MYQPSLKVQPAEVSVLNATGRVGMPTEANCLNQLAHVHRLRDSELNYNEHQYNLNMQMLRNHEGLGVPLKMGMERFAARQVGRLPFLPSSNFMDDVLTGRCDSIGFEDFMNLPEYSEQMRQPHAVVEKSLGIYQ from the exons ATG TATCAGCCATCACTGAAAGTGCAGCCCGCCGAGGTGTCCGTGCTGAACGCCACCGGCCGTGTGGGAATGCCCACCGAGGCCAACTGCCTGAACCAACTGGCCCACGTCCACCGGCTGCGCGACTCCGAGCTGAACTACAACGAGCACCAGTACAACCTGAACATGCAGATGCTGCGCAACCACGAGGGCCTCGGCGTGCCCCTCAAGATGGGCATGGAGCGCTTTGCCGCACGCCAGGTGGGCCGTCTGCCCTTCCTTCCGTCCAG CAACTTCATGGACGATGTCCTGACTGGGCGCTGTGATTCCATTGGCTTCGAGGACTTCATGAACTTGCCCGAGTACAGCGAGCAAATGCGTCAGCCCCACGCTGTGGTGGAGAAATCTCTGGGAATTTACCAATAA
- the LOC117143101 gene encoding MAGUK p55 subfamily member 6 — translation MVRWSARSRRQARQDKVELLASNNKVNGEDDTSDNAAFRNSTDLSDHDEIFLKGLLRSNSNTPHKELMLNPTEPQPVPLFLPAHLNNKPICDDIIRKFSPSRRLESRELAKLLAQPHFRALLRAHDEIGALYEQRLKAAGGSTSQLEIASQRQSGGYLFTEDVLNTKMPVETIKMVGLRRDPSKPLGLTVELDEFKQLVVARILAGGVIDKQSMLHVGDVILEVNGTPVRTPDELQVEVSRAKENLTLKIGPNVDEEIKSGRYTVSGGQVKQNGIASLETGKKLTCYMRALFTYNPSEDSLLPCRDIGLPFKSGDILQIINVKDPNWWQAKNITAESDKIGLIPSQELEERRKAFVAPEADYVHKIGICGTRISKRKRKTMYRSVANCEFDKAELLLYEEVTRMPPFRRKTLVLIGVSGVGRRTLKNRLINSDVDKFGAVIPHTSRPKRALEENGSSYWFMDREEMEEAVRNNEFLEYGEHNGNLYGTHLQSIKDVINSGRMCILDCAPNALKILHNSQELMPFVIFVAAPGMEQLKTIYADRRATGSNRNLSFDRQSSIRFSSRRARTLESLASLYEDDDLVATVEESSFVQRKYEKYFDMVIVNEDFDETFRQVVETLDQMSHEEQWVPVNWIY, via the exons ATGGTTCGGTGGAGCGCGCGGTCGCGGCGCCAAGCTCGTCAGGATAAAGTGGAGCTATtggccagcaacaacaaagtgAATGGCGAGGACGATACGTCCGATAACG CCGCCTTTCGCAACTCGACTGACCTATCCGACCACGATGAGATCTTCCTCAAGGGACTGCTGCGTAGTAACTCCAACACGCCCCACAAGGAACTGATG CTGAATCCGACCGAGCCGCAGCCAGTGCCACTATTCCTGCCCGCTCATCTGAACAACAAGCCCATCTGCGACGACATCATCCGCAAGTTCTCACCCTCGAGGCGCCTGGAGTCGCGAGAGCTCGCTAAACTTCTCGCCCAGCCGCATTTTCGT GCTCTTTTGCGCGCCCATGATGAGATAGGAGCACTCTACGAGCAACGACTTAAAGCTGCCGGGGGATCCACCAGCCAACTAGAGATCGCCAGCCAACGCCAATCGGGAGGCTACCTGTTCACCGAGGACGTCCTCAACACCAagatgccagtggagaccatCAAGATGGTGGGTCTGCGCCGAGATCCCAGCAAGCCGCTCGGCCTGACCGTCGAACTGGACGAGTTCAAGCAGCTGGTGGTGGCCAGGATTCTGGCGGGCGGGGTGATCGACAAACAGAGCATGCTGCACGTGGGCGATGTCATCCTGGAGGTGAACGGCACGCCCGTTCGCACTCCCGACGAGCTGCAGGTGGAGGTGTCGCGGGCCAAGGAGAATCTCACCCTCAAGATCGGGCCCAACGTGGACGAGGAGATCAAGAGCGGGCGCTACACTGTGAGTGGGGGTCAGGTAAAACAGAATGGCATCGCGAGTCTCGAGACGGGCAAGAAACTGACG TGCTACATGCGTGCACTCTTCACATACAATCCTTCCGAAGATTCCTTGCTGCCGTGCAGGGATATTGGATTGCCCTTCAAGTCGGGCGACATTTTGCAG ATCATCAACGTAAAGGATCCCAACTGGTGGCAGGCCAAGAACATTACTGCCGAATCTGACAAGATTGGACTCATACCAtcccaggagctggaggagcggCGCAAAGCCTTTGTGGCCCCCGAGGCGGACTACGTTCACAAGATTGGCATTTGCGGAACAAGG ATCTCGAAGCGAAAGCGCAAGACCATGTACCGATCGGTGGCCAACTGCGAGTTCGACAAGGCGGAGCTGCTGCTCTATGAGGAGGTCACGCGGATGCCGCCGTTCCGCAGGAAAACCCTGGTTCTCATCGGCGTTTCCGGGGTGGGAAGACGAACGCTCAAGAATCGGCTGATCAACAGCGATGTGGACAAGTTCGGAGCGGTCATTCCAC ATACCAGTCGCCCCAAGCGCGCCTTGGAGGAGAACGGCAGTAGCTACTGGTTCATGGACCGCGAGGAGATGGAAGAGGCCGTGCGGAACAACGAGTTCCTGGAGTACGGCGAGCACAATGGCAATCTGTACGGCACCCATTTGCAGTCCATCAAGGACGTGATCAACAGTGGGCGCATGTGCATCCTGGATTGTGCCCCGAATGCCCTGAAGATCCTGCACAACAGCCAGGAACTGATGCCTTTTGTCATCTTCGTGGCAGCGCCGGGCATGGAGCAGCTCAAGACCATCTATGCGGATCGCAGGGCCACGGGCTCCAACCGGAATTTATCT TTTGATCGCCAGAGTTCCATAAGATTCAGCTCCAGACGCGCCCGTACTCTCGAGTCCCTAGCGTCGCTGTATGAG GACGACGACCTGGTCGCCACCGTCGAGGAGAGCAGCTTCGTCCAGCGCAAGTACGAGAAATACTTCGACATGGTCATCGTGAACGAGGACTTCGATGAGACGTTCCGTCAGGTGGTGGAGACGCTGGATCAGATGAGCCACGAGGAGCAGTGGGTGCCTGTCAACTGGATCTACTAG
- the LOC117143218 gene encoding protein FAM107B isoform X1, with amino-acid sequence MQRPSSNISSNIMNRMSIFENTAFRHSLADADNAAGTMMSMTSSPPATPTGVQTDSDGLILPKKLINPCMENIDRKELHRELKFNARVGKSVLNQKSELQRAYDKQKERHAAAEQHSPDADIVGGIPGLKGELGRVIMERAQKHEAAAQKQDQEDAEERQYVNPEYLNVRAKLRTAHANN; translated from the exons ATGCAGCGACCCTCGTCGAATATCTCCAGTAACATCATGAACCGCATGTCCATCTTTGAAA ATACGGCATTCAGGCACAGTCTGGCGGACGCTGACAACGCGGCCGGAACGATGATGTCCATGACCAGCTCCCCGCCGGCCACACCCACTGGCGTCCAGACGGACTCCGATGGGCTGATCCTGCCCAAGAAGCTTATCAATCCCTGCATGGAGAACATCGATCGCAAGGAGCTGCACCGAGAGCTGAAGTTCAATGCCAGAGT GGGCAAGAGCGTGCTGAACCAGAAATCGGAATTGCAACGTGCCTACGACAAGCAGAAGGAGCGGCATGCCGCGGCCGAGCAACACTCGCCGGATGCGGACATAGTCGGCGGGATTCCGGGACTGAAAGGAGAACTCGGGCGCGTGATCATGGAGCGGGCGCAGAAGCACGAGGCGGCGGCTCAGAAGCAGGACCAGGAGGACGCCGAGGAGCGGCAGTACGTGAATCCCGAGTATCTGAACGTGCGGGCCAAGCTGCGCACGGCGCACGCCAACAATTAA
- the LOC117143218 gene encoding protein FAM107B isoform X2 encodes MMSMTSSPPATPTGVQTDSDGLILPKKLINPCMENIDRKELHRELKFNARVGKSVLNQKSELQRAYDKQKERHAAAEQHSPDADIVGGIPGLKGELGRVIMERAQKHEAAAQKQDQEDAEERQYVNPEYLNVRAKLRTAHANN; translated from the exons ATGATGTCCATGACCAGCTCCCCGCCGGCCACACCCACTGGCGTCCAGACGGACTCCGATGGGCTGATCCTGCCCAAGAAGCTTATCAATCCCTGCATGGAGAACATCGATCGCAAGGAGCTGCACCGAGAGCTGAAGTTCAATGCCAGAGT GGGCAAGAGCGTGCTGAACCAGAAATCGGAATTGCAACGTGCCTACGACAAGCAGAAGGAGCGGCATGCCGCGGCCGAGCAACACTCGCCGGATGCGGACATAGTCGGCGGGATTCCGGGACTGAAAGGAGAACTCGGGCGCGTGATCATGGAGCGGGCGCAGAAGCACGAGGCGGCGGCTCAGAAGCAGGACCAGGAGGACGCCGAGGAGCGGCAGTACGTGAATCCCGAGTATCTGAACGTGCGGGCCAAGCTGCGCACGGCGCACGCCAACAATTAA